Proteins encoded in a region of the Aptenodytes patagonicus chromosome Z, bAptPat1.pri.cur, whole genome shotgun sequence genome:
- the FAM174A gene encoding membrane protein FAM174A isoform X2 gives MWPPPLLPWLLAGLLLAARCGEAAALSPRSAATASPRPTEVAGGGVTRSSSSRLAEVSAPPEQGQPMTQRALSVLVLASAALVVYFVIRTVRLRRRNRKTRRYGVLDTNIENMELTPLEQDDDDDTTLFDANHPRREVRAFQ, from the exons ATGtggccgccgccgctgctgccttGGCTCCTGgcggggctgctgctggctgcccgcTGCGGGGAGGCTGCGGCCCTTTCCCCCCGGAGTgccgccaccgcctccccgcGCCCCACGGAGGTGGCCGGCGGGGGCGTCACTcgaagcagcagcagccgcctggCCGAGGTGTCGGCGCCGCCCGAGCAGGGCCAGCCCATGACCCAGCGCGCCCTGTCCGTGCTGGTGCTGGCCAGCGCCGCCCTCGTCGTCTACTTCGTGATCCGGACCGTGCG gcTCAGAAGGCGAAACAGAAAAACCCGACGATACGGAGTTTTGGATACAAACATAGAAAACATGGAGCTGACCCCATTAGAgcaagatgatgatgatgatacaaCACTATTTGATGCCAATCATCCTCGAAG AGAAGTACGTGCCTTTCAGTGA